Proteins found in one Sorghum bicolor cultivar BTx623 chromosome 1, Sorghum_bicolor_NCBIv3, whole genome shotgun sequence genomic segment:
- the LOC8062849 gene encoding hippocampus abundant transcript 1 protein → MTKVEELAGLGHLLVFAFLFCFSAFMVAPVMTDVTMAALCPGRDECSLAIYLTGLQQAVTGLGALVLTPVVGNLSDRYGRKALLALPATASIVPLGILAYGRTKGYFYAYYVTKTLTAMVAEGTMMCLSLAYVADRVPETRRAAAFGVFSGVCSAGFVASTVAARFLPASSTFQVSAVAAVVTAVYMKAFLQETDGGASISSSCSSSSSNSDEEASRPLCLPSSSSSEEASPRLPPLRKAPSLSELAATLTSSSTFSRAAVVTFFHGLGETGLLSTLLYFLKAKFHYSKDQYANLLLIIGITGSFSQLTVMPLLVAKLGEQKLLVVALIASCGQAFLYSIAWSFWVPYLAASSVILSMLVTPCIRSIVSKKAGPFEQGMVQGCITGISSTASVISPLIFTPLTAWCLSEATPFYLKGFSLACAGFATLVAFATSISMRPGEVQTDRK, encoded by the exons ATGACGAAGGTGGAGGAGCTGGCGGGGCTGGGGCACCTGCTGGTGTTCGCCTTCCTCTTCTGCTTCTCCGCCTTCATGGTGGCCCCCGTGATGACCGACGTCACCATGGCGGCGCTCTGCCCCGGCCGCGACGAGTGCTCCCTCGCCATCTACCTCACTGGCCTCCAGCAAGCG GTTACTGGTCTGGGCGCGCTGGTGCTGACGCCGGTGGTGGGCAACCTGTCCGACAGGTACGGCCGGAAGGCGTTGCTGGCGCTGCCGGCCACGGCGTCCATCGTTCCTCTCG gAATCCTGGCGTACGGGCGGACCAAAGGTTACTTCTACGCGTACTACGTAACCAAGACGCTGACGGCGATGGTCGCCGAAGGCACCATGATGTGCCTCTCGCTTGCTTACGTG GCTGACAGGGTGCCGGAGACGCGGCGCGCGGCGGCCTTCGGCGTCTTCTCCGGCGTCTGCAGCGCCGGCTTCGTCGCCAGCACAGTGGCAGCCCGCTTCCTCCCCGCCTCATCCACGTTTCAG GTCTCCGCAGTGGCAGCCGTGGTGACGGCCGTCTACATGAAGGCCTTCCTCCAGGAGACGGACGGCGGAGCCTCCATATCCTCctcctgcagcagcagcagcagcaatagCGACGAGGAGGCCTCCCGGCCGCTCTGCCTTccctccagcagcagcagcgaggaGGCGTCGCCGAGGCTTCCGCCACTTCGGAAGGCGCCGTCGCTGTCGGAGTTAGCAGCCACTCTTACCAGCAG ctcaaccttctctaGGGCGGCCGTCGTCACATTTTTCCATGGCCTTGGTGAGACAGGCTTACTAAGTACACTACTG TACTTCCTGAAGGCAAAATTCCATTATAGCAAGGACCAGTATGCCAATTTGCTACTTATCATTGGCATTACAGGAAGCTTCTCGCAG CTAACTGTGATGCCACTCCTAGTGGCAAAGCTTGGTGAACAGAAGCTACTTGTCGTAGCACTTATAGCGAGCTGCGGGCAG GCATTCCTATACAGCATCGCATGGTCGTTCTGG GTCCCTTATCTTGCCGCAAGCAGTGTAATACTAAGCATGTTGGTCACACCTTGT ATAAGAAGCATTGTATCAAAGAAAGCGGGGCCTTTTGAGCAG GGAATGGTCCAAGGGTGCATCACTGGAATAAGCTCAACTGCAAGTGTCATATCTCCTCTAATTTTTACTCCTCTCACAG CCTGGTGTCTGTCAGAAGCTACGCCTTTCTACTTAAAAGGTTTCAGCCTTGCCTGTGCTGGATTTGCAACG CTGGTAGCGTTTGCAACGAGCATAAGTATGAGGCCAGGTGAAGTGCAGACTGATAGGAAATAG
- the LOC110431960 gene encoding DDB1- and CUL4-associated factor 8-like, producing the protein MRRPWRHPGPGAAVAARHGAADLCLREVGDLLPRRFARRAAGSEDLVMRLQIHRKLDRHTGCVNTVSFSEVGDILVSGSDDQRVMLWDWDTGTVKLEFHSGHGGNVFQARFMPCSDDQTIVTCAADGEVRLAKIQDGGDVSTTLLGEHGGRAHNLAIEPGSPYILYSCGEDGLVQQFDLRTNTASKLFLCRSSFIKSVSSTRIHLNAIAIDPRNPNLFAVGGSNAYARVYDIRKCKWDGSSDFGHTSNCYCPPHLVDDKSVGITGLAFSHLSELLVSYNEENIYLFPKNGGLGSDPKKSVKIGANEGCKSTTLASGHDVSQPAPQVYVGHRNCETVKRVSFIGPNDEYVASGSDCGRMFIWRKRDGKFLRAMEGDECIVNCIEPHPHAMTIASCGIDNDVKVWTPSAIERAPVVNVDELQSRPRKRRAKFWRFDLPDLLIQHILVSEHRQRSAEEDSSEDHEDNTGLLNLVLRAAVGGVSSDDDGDDDDDDETSDGSE; encoded by the exons ATGCGCCGCCCGTGGAGGCACCCGGGCCCAGGGGCAGCCGTcgcggcgcgccacggcgccGCCGACCTCTGCCTCCGCGAGGTCGGGGACCTCCTGCCGCGACGCTTCGCCCGCCGCGCGGCCGGTTCCGAG GACCTTGTGATGCGGCTTCAGATTCACCGGAAGCTTGACAGACACACGGGTTGCGTCAACACAGTGAGCTTCAGTGAGGTCGGTGACATCCTCGTATCGGGGTCTGATGACCAGAGGGTGATGCTGTGGGACTGGGACACTGGCACCGTCAAATTAGAGTTTCATTCAGGACATGGTGGCAATGTGTTCCAGGCACGGTTCATGCCCTGCTCAGACGACCAGACCATTGTCACTTGTGCTGCCGATGGCGAG GTGAGGCTTGCCAAGATACAGGATGGTGGAGACGTCTCCACAACATTGCTTGGTGAACATGGGGGAAGGGCTCACAATTTGGCTATAGAGCCCGGTAGCCCTTATATCCTCTACAGCTGTGGTGAGGATGGCCTTGTTCAACAA TTTGATCTCAGAACAAATACTGCCTCAAAACTATTTCTTTGCAGAAGCTCCTTCATTAAATCAGTATCCTCAACTCGTATCCACCTAAATGCAATTGCAATAGATCCAAGGAACCCAAATCTTTTTGCTGTTGGAGGAAGTAATGCATATGCTCGTGTGTATGACATCCGCAAGTGCAAGTGGGATGGATCATCTGATTTTGGTCACACATCTAACTGCTATTGTCCACCACATCTAGTTGACGATAAGAGTGTTGGGATAACAGGGTTAGCGTTCTCTCACCTGAGTGAGTTGCTTGTATCTTACAATGAAGAGAATATTTACCTATTCCCTAAAAATGGAGGGCTGGGATCTGACCCCAAAAAATCTGTTAAGATAGGAGCAAATGAAGGGTGCAAATCAACAACGTTAGCATCTGGACATGATGTTTCTCAACCTGCACCTCAGGTATATGTCGGTCATCGCAACTGTGAAACCGTGAAGCGTGTGAGTTTCATTGGGCCAAATGATGAATATGTTGCCAGTGGGTCAGATTGTGGTCGGATGTTTATTTGGAGAAAGAGAGATGGGAAGTTTCTACGAGCCATGGAGGGTGATGAGTGCATTGTGAATTGCATTGAGCCTCATCCTCATGCTATGACAATTGCGAGCTGTGGAATTGATAATGATGTCAAAGTTTGGACTCCCTCTGCAATTGAGCGGGCACCTGTGGTAAATGTTGATGAG CTCCAGTCGAGACCTCGCAAGAGAAGAGCCAAGTTCTGGCGCTTTGACTTACCAGATCTGTTGATCCAACACATACTGGTATCAGAACATAGGCAGCGATCAGCTGAAGAAGATTCATCAGAGGACCATGAGGACAATACAGGATTACTTAATCTAGTGCTACGGGCTGCAGTTGGAGGTGTGTCatctgatgatgatggtgatgacgatgatgatgatgagaccTCTGATGGCTCTGAATAG